A portion of the Chryseobacterium tructae genome contains these proteins:
- a CDS encoding PRTRC system protein E: MNTNFFNQIQQLDFTGVLQLNISKGIESNLIVTVLLNNEQCGDNAKNLIPPLTFNATPQEFDDGFFEQITTPIQTISGVMVDMEKFLKQMEEVKKQSAMEKEKSDKEKKEKEAKDKKYKEAMAKADELEVAGKFREAWMKVPNLADFPEYAEAIRKRKTSLSDKFATPSLFGATEEATPEAPQAEEVTDDYPIDDTDEEE, encoded by the coding sequence ATGAATACCAATTTTTTTAATCAGATACAGCAGTTGGACTTTACAGGAGTATTGCAACTGAACATTTCCAAAGGGATAGAAAGCAACCTAATTGTAACGGTATTACTCAACAACGAGCAATGCGGAGATAATGCCAAAAACCTAATTCCCCCATTAACATTTAATGCCACACCGCAGGAGTTTGACGACGGCTTTTTTGAGCAGATAACTACGCCTATCCAAACCATTTCGGGCGTAATGGTAGATATGGAAAAATTCCTAAAGCAAATGGAGGAAGTCAAAAAACAATCGGCAATGGAAAAGGAAAAATCCGATAAGGAAAAGAAAGAAAAGGAAGCCAAAGACAAGAAGTACAAAGAAGCAATGGCAAAGGCTGATGAACTGGAGGTAGCCGGCAAATTCCGTGAAGCGTGGATGAAAGTGCCGAACCTTGCCGATTTTCCCGAATATGCAGAAGCCATACGCAAACGTAAAACTTCCCTATCTGACAAATTCGCTACACCGAGCCTTTTCGGTGCAACGGAAGAAGCAACACCCGAAGCACCGCAAGCGGAAGAAGTTACAGACGATTATCCGATA
- a CDS encoding molybdenum ABC transporter ATP-binding protein, producing the protein MKTETIATKFVRHDVPELQSLQYAKVYLLREKLNKGEKMNRAEKNWLAEAVNRNAFFKRAVPLQGYRFGFEDVLKTYLVKQYDSWHEYNAPDKTSLRTIVYGRIDQIAEITN; encoded by the coding sequence ATGAAAACGGAAACAATAGCCACAAAGTTTGTACGCCACGATGTACCCGAACTGCAATCCCTGCAATACGCTAAAGTATACCTGCTAAGGGAGAAATTGAACAAGGGCGAAAAGATGAACCGAGCCGAGAAAAATTGGCTTGCGGAAGCCGTAAACCGAAATGCCTTTTTCAAAAGAGCCGTTCCATTGCAGGGTTATCGGTTTGGGTTTGAAGATGTGCTGAAAACCTATTTGGTAAAGCAGTACGACAGTTGGCACGAATACAATGCCCCCGACAAAACAAGCCTTAGAACCATTGTTTACGGCAGGATTGACCAAATCGCAGAAATCACAAATTAA
- a CDS encoding transposase yields MLYKKIHIGELIKSKVEEMEITVRHLAEVFRIPENAVLEMFTKQELPTGDLLKWSKLLRYDFFRIYSQHLILYTPQYPNPIKNKEKSQSMQFRKNIYSDELIEFILELIKTGKKTKREVVSDYRIPKTTLYKWITKHQIVSDF; encoded by the coding sequence ATGCTATATAAAAAAATCCATATAGGAGAACTTATCAAAAGTAAAGTAGAGGAAATGGAAATTACAGTAAGGCATCTTGCAGAAGTGTTCAGGATTCCTGAAAATGCTGTTTTAGAAATGTTTACAAAACAAGAGCTTCCTACCGGAGATCTTCTGAAATGGTCTAAACTTCTGAGGTATGATTTTTTTAGAATATACTCTCAGCATTTGATTCTTTATACTCCTCAATATCCTAATCCGATTAAGAATAAAGAGAAATCCCAATCTATGCAGTTCAGAAAAAACATTTATTCTGATGAACTCATTGAATTTATATTAGAACTTATAAAAACAGGAAAAAAAACAAAACGGGAGGTTGTAAGTGATTACAGAATTCCTAAAACAACACTTTATAAATGGATTACAAAACATCAGATTGTGTCTGATTTTTAA
- a CDS encoding helix-turn-helix domain-containing protein, whose amino-acid sequence MDILELKYPEKKEICAEVLNKEELETLDVIMLNTMIFGDHKSNQNQRHKSYDKNSILEILNYQKKNPCSNKDLSLLFKISRNTITKWKRIYV is encoded by the coding sequence ATGGATATACTAGAATTGAAATATCCTGAAAAGAAAGAAATATGTGCCGAAGTTCTGAATAAAGAAGAACTGGAAACCCTGGATGTCATTATGCTTAATACCATGATTTTTGGAGATCATAAAAGCAATCAGAATCAAAGGCATAAGTCTTATGATAAAAATTCAATTCTTGAAATTTTGAATTATCAGAAAAAAAATCCCTGTAGCAATAAAGATCTTTCACTTTTGTTTAAGATCAGTAGGAATACTATAACTAAATGGAAAAGAATCTATGTATAA
- a CDS encoding RagB/SusD family nutrient uptake outer membrane protein, translated as MNEDDYTTTGFSNISNPEVIWGFHNTISTMSTGNYYASFFSMFDNTNEGYAGAAQIYKLIDKRLYDAIPNTDYRKKVFNGSQPAKYTFNGKTKNYPAYVSWKFKDPSLFEGDYIYIRASSLYYIEAEALARQGREAEAKQVLFEIASKRDKAYPLSTQTGANLINEIILQKRIELWGEGYAWFDMKRLNTPLERIYTGTNHTFGRFNLTPDKFKFQIPNKEINNNPQIKQNE; from the coding sequence ATGAATGAAGATGATTATACAACCACCGGATTTTCCAATATCAGTAACCCTGAAGTGATCTGGGGATTCCATAATACGATTTCTACCATGAGTACAGGAAACTATTATGCTTCTTTCTTCTCAATGTTTGATAATACCAATGAGGGATATGCCGGAGCAGCTCAGATTTATAAGCTTATTGACAAACGTCTGTATGATGCAATTCCCAATACAGATTACCGTAAAAAAGTTTTTAACGGAAGTCAGCCAGCCAAATATACCTTCAATGGAAAAACCAAAAATTATCCTGCTTATGTAAGCTGGAAGTTTAAAGACCCTAGTTTGTTTGAAGGTGATTATATCTACATCAGAGCTTCTTCCTTATATTACATAGAAGCGGAAGCTCTGGCAAGACAAGGAAGAGAAGCGGAAGCAAAACAGGTATTATTTGAAATCGCGTCCAAAAGAGATAAAGCTTACCCATTGTCTACCCAAACAGGAGCCAATCTGATTAATGAAATCATCCTGCAAAAAAGAATTGAACTTTGGGGTGAAGGCTATGCGTGGTTTGATATGAAACGATTAAATACCCCTTTAGAAAGAATATATACAGGAACCAACCACACATTTGGAAGATTTAACCTGACACCGGATAAATTCAAGTTCCAAATCCCAAATAAAGAGATTAATAATAACCCCCAAATCAAACAGAATGAATAG
- a CDS encoding RagB/SusD family nutrient uptake outer membrane protein, with product MKTIKYFISALAVGLITTGCANDLNTLPEGDISGEQLNEDQSKPEKILGGIYLDLRSNGAGGNISSHSDFGIMGIKAGADLMSNDLIQAKNQHLGMFYNYEATNASNIASEIVWTTFYARIFIINKLLNDLKGDESPKNKAIKGQLLALRAYSYFYLIRFYANDYKGHQSDPGLPLVLTTNNPSQGLPRSTVAEVYSQIGQDIEESIVLLESLHAHQELRSIKEQLKPLPQKYSCKQETMQKLENMLQTASKGLL from the coding sequence ATGAAAACAATAAAATACTTTATATCAGCATTAGCCGTAGGCCTTATTACAACCGGGTGTGCTAATGATCTTAATACATTGCCGGAGGGAGATATCTCCGGTGAGCAACTGAATGAAGACCAGTCAAAGCCTGAAAAAATCCTGGGCGGAATTTATCTTGATCTTCGCAGTAATGGCGCAGGAGGAAACATTAGTTCTCACTCTGATTTCGGGATTATGGGAATAAAGGCAGGTGCAGATTTAATGTCCAATGATTTGATACAAGCAAAAAATCAGCATTTGGGAATGTTTTATAATTATGAAGCTACCAATGCCAGTAATATTGCTTCGGAAATTGTATGGACTACCTTCTATGCAAGAATATTTATCATCAATAAATTACTTAATGATTTAAAAGGTGATGAAAGTCCTAAAAACAAAGCTATTAAGGGACAATTACTTGCTCTAAGAGCCTATTCTTATTTTTATCTGATCCGTTTTTATGCTAATGATTATAAGGGACATCAGTCTGATCCGGGACTTCCTTTGGTTCTTACCACCAATAATCCCAGCCAGGGACTTCCAAGATCTACAGTTGCAGAAGTATACTCACAAATTGGTCAGGATATTGAAGAATCTATTGTTCTTTTGGAAAGTTTGCACGCCCATCAAGAGCTCAGATCGATCAAAGAACAGCTAAAGCCATTGCCGCAGAAATATTCCTGCAAACAGGAGACTATGCAAAAGCTGGAAAATATGCTGCAGACAGCAAGCAAGGGATTGCTCTAA
- a CDS encoding TonB-dependent receptor domain-containing protein — protein MEAKVSYGQQGNDNILLNSTTRDYYAYQDIYGINDFGDGKPVLTLKKQGNRDLKWETSKNLNAGFEISLFNNRVNVNADYFERKVSDMIYTLPLAISNSGPYVKYGNIGDMYNKGVQANINVDIIKTQDLQWNFYANATHYKNKITKLPEQQRATGLVSGLFVLAEGGDRYTYYLKEFAGVNPENGDALWYKNTFNPATQKIEKTITNDNKEATNYNTGKSAIPKVYGGFGTDITYKRVNLSVNLHTSLADMDMMISTDLCSILTHMVLTIQLILIKHGLRKTRQRLFHVWI, from the coding sequence ATTGAAGCTAAAGTTTCTTATGGACAACAAGGTAATGACAATATCTTACTGAACAGTACAACCAGAGATTACTACGCTTACCAGGACATCTATGGAATCAATGATTTTGGAGATGGCAAACCTGTACTTACTTTAAAGAAACAAGGAAACAGAGATCTAAAATGGGAAACGTCCAAAAACCTGAATGCCGGTTTTGAAATTTCTCTATTCAATAACAGAGTGAATGTAAATGCTGATTACTTTGAAAGAAAGGTATCAGATATGATCTATACTCTTCCATTAGCGATATCCAATTCAGGTCCATACGTAAAGTACGGAAATATTGGAGATATGTACAACAAAGGGGTTCAGGCTAACATCAACGTAGATATCATCAAAACACAGGATCTTCAGTGGAATTTCTATGCCAACGCTACTCATTACAAAAACAAGATTACGAAATTACCTGAGCAACAAAGGGCTACAGGATTGGTTTCAGGATTGTTTGTTCTTGCTGAAGGCGGCGACCGATATACTTATTATTTAAAAGAATTTGCTGGAGTAAATCCGGAGAATGGAGATGCATTATGGTATAAAAACACATTTAATCCTGCTACTCAAAAAATAGAAAAAACCATTACCAATGACAATAAGGAGGCAACCAATTACAATACCGGAAAATCAGCAATTCCAAAGGTATATGGCGGGTTTGGAACAGACATCACTTATAAAAGAGTGAACCTGTCGGTTAATTTGCATACCAGTTTGGCGGATATGGATATGATGATATCTACAGATCTCTGTTCCATTCTGACACATATGGTTCTAACTATACAACTGATCTTGATAAAACATGGACTCCGGAAAACCCGACAGCGGCTCTTCCACGTGTGGATCTGA
- a CDS encoding SusC/RagA family TonB-linked outer membrane protein translates to MRKKQCKLGVLAVLLFAEYGFAQKKDSLSQETSIKEVVVVAFGKQKKEEITGSVQSLKAKDLGNLQNGNVLQGIGGKVAGVQVISSGQPGSQPTIRMRGIGSINASSDPLIVLDGIPYSGDLNSISSADIESISFLEDASSNALYGSRGANGVIIVNTKRGKNKKLSVDIDVKTGVNFRSIEDYSVYTSPQDYYTAYYNRGRIGEIARQKQPGAVPTTTPHAVGLSALNGLGYNVYNVPFSQLIAPDGSFNPNAKLLYQDNWKKLLFKPALRREATVGINASGEQVKSYTSLNYLDDKGYLIGSGFERFGIRSNVDYSITQKLKLATALSYTYSKQNFGETGGFSNPFQFARNIAPFYPVFLRDDNYQRLYDNHGNALYDYGDGQGPNGATRSYAVFENPVGNLQQDKSQRVSNITNANLGLNYEIIKGLDFTYNFGAYLENLRNLQFGNTLGGTSSSVGGTISHESIFNYTLNHQQLLTYQKKFDKHNFNLLVGHELNKTKNEGFSGTKQQLLLPESWSFDNAVKITDLSGNGYEYAVEGYFSRLLYNYDSKYFFNANVRRDGSSVFAPESRWGTFYGLGAAWNVAKEDFLKDNKVINALKLKFLMDNKVMTISY, encoded by the coding sequence ATGAGAAAAAAACAATGCAAACTTGGTGTATTGGCCGTGCTGTTATTCGCAGAATATGGCTTTGCACAGAAAAAAGATAGTCTTTCGCAGGAGACTTCCATCAAAGAAGTGGTGGTGGTAGCCTTCGGAAAGCAGAAAAAAGAAGAGATCACCGGATCTGTACAGTCTTTAAAGGCTAAAGACCTTGGTAATCTTCAAAATGGAAATGTTCTTCAGGGAATTGGCGGTAAAGTGGCTGGGGTACAGGTGATCTCTTCCGGACAACCAGGTTCTCAACCTACGATAAGAATGAGGGGAATTGGTTCTATCAATGCATCCAGTGATCCTTTAATCGTCTTGGACGGAATTCCTTACAGTGGTGACCTGAACAGTATTTCTTCAGCAGATATTGAGAGTATTTCCTTTCTGGAAGATGCTTCGTCTAATGCTTTATATGGTTCAAGAGGAGCCAATGGGGTTATTATTGTAAATACCAAAAGAGGTAAAAATAAGAAACTGAGTGTTGATATTGATGTAAAAACCGGAGTAAACTTCAGGTCTATTGAGGATTATTCGGTGTATACCTCACCACAGGACTACTATACAGCCTATTATAACAGAGGGAGAATCGGAGAAATTGCGAGACAGAAGCAACCGGGTGCTGTTCCTACTACTACGCCACATGCTGTAGGGCTTTCTGCATTGAACGGACTGGGCTACAATGTTTATAACGTCCCTTTTAGCCAGCTGATCGCTCCGGATGGGTCTTTTAATCCTAATGCAAAACTCCTTTATCAGGATAATTGGAAAAAATTACTTTTCAAGCCTGCTCTAAGAAGGGAAGCTACAGTAGGAATCAATGCCAGTGGCGAGCAGGTAAAATCTTATACATCTTTGAACTACCTGGATGATAAAGGATATCTTATCGGTTCTGGTTTTGAAAGATTCGGGATCAGATCAAACGTAGATTATTCCATAACTCAAAAATTAAAGTTAGCTACTGCCCTCTCCTACACGTATAGCAAGCAGAATTTTGGAGAAACAGGAGGTTTTTCCAATCCGTTTCAGTTTGCCAGAAATATAGCTCCTTTCTATCCGGTTTTTCTTAGAGATGACAATTATCAAAGACTTTATGATAACCATGGAAATGCCCTCTATGATTATGGAGACGGGCAAGGGCCAAACGGTGCTACCCGATCTTATGCTGTTTTTGAAAACCCGGTGGGAAATCTTCAACAGGATAAATCTCAAAGAGTCAGTAATATCACCAATGCCAATCTGGGTTTAAATTATGAGATCATCAAAGGATTAGATTTCACATACAACTTTGGAGCTTATCTTGAAAACTTAAGAAACCTTCAGTTCGGAAATACATTGGGCGGAACTTCTTCATCTGTGGGTGGAACCATTTCTCATGAATCGATATTTAACTATACCCTGAATCATCAGCAGTTGCTTACTTATCAAAAGAAATTCGATAAACATAACTTCAATCTCCTTGTTGGTCATGAATTGAATAAAACAAAAAATGAAGGATTTTCCGGAACTAAACAACAGCTCTTACTTCCCGAATCATGGTCTTTTGATAATGCTGTAAAAATTACAGATTTATCTGGAAACGGATATGAATATGCTGTAGAAGGATATTTTTCGAGATTATTATACAACTATGACAGCAAGTATTTCTTTAATGCCAATGTACGTAGAGATGGTTCTTCCGTGTTTGCTCCTGAAAGCAGATGGGGTACTTTCTATGGCCTGGGAGCAGCATGGAATGTTGCCAAAGAAGATTTCCTTAAAGATAACAAGGTCATTAATGCATTGAAGCTAAAGTTTCTTATGGACAACAAGGTAATGACAATATCTTACTGA